One window of the Candidatus Methylacidithermus pantelleriae genome contains the following:
- a CDS encoding YggS family pyridoxal phosphate-dependent enzyme, translating to MNKENRYQPTSMTPTQHHRHGLWPRAETVEDLQRNLAAVRERIAAAARRVGRDPNEVRLLPVSKEVDEARIRMAYEAGCRFLAENRPQELARKYEALRDLTDLKWSVIGHLQTNKAKLVVRYAAEFQALDSLRVAEVLDRRLQAEGRALDVYVQVNTSGEPSKYGLHPEEVATFLRKMRAFSSLRLRGLMTLAVFSTDSERVRQCFILLRTLRDTLRQEVDAGLTELSMGMSGDFEIAIEEGATVVRVGQAIFGSRKTPDARYWPSSDQPRR from the coding sequence ATGAACAAAGAAAACCGATACCAGCCGACCAGCATGACCCCCACCCAACACCACCGGCACGGCCTGTGGCCCCGCGCAGAGACAGTGGAGGATTTGCAACGCAACCTAGCCGCCGTGCGCGAGCGCATCGCTGCTGCTGCTCGGCGAGTCGGGCGCGATCCAAACGAGGTACGGCTCTTACCTGTCAGTAAGGAAGTGGATGAAGCACGGATCCGAATGGCTTATGAAGCAGGCTGTCGGTTTCTCGCCGAGAACAGACCGCAGGAATTGGCACGTAAGTATGAAGCCCTACGCGATCTGACTGACCTTAAATGGTCGGTCATCGGTCATTTGCAAACCAATAAAGCCAAGCTCGTGGTGCGTTACGCGGCCGAGTTCCAGGCGCTGGACAGCTTGCGCGTTGCCGAGGTATTGGACCGGCGCCTTCAGGCAGAAGGCCGGGCACTTGACGTCTACGTCCAGGTGAACACGTCGGGGGAACCAAGCAAGTACGGTCTGCACCCGGAGGAGGTTGCCACTTTCCTGCGCAAAATGCGGGCATTTTCAAGCTTACGGCTGCGTGGATTAATGACTCTGGCGGTGTTCTCCACGGACAGTGAGCGCGTGAGACAATGCTTCATCTTGTTACGTACGCTGCGCGACACATTGCGCCAGGAGGTCGACGCGGGCCTGACCGAGCTGTCGATGGGTATGTCGGGTGACTTCGAAATTGCTATTGAAGAAGGCGCTACTGTTGTACGCGTGGGACAGGCCATTTTCGGATCCCGCAAGACTCCCGATGCGCGCTACTGGCCTTCGAGCGACCAGCCGCGGCGGTAA